One window from the genome of Apium graveolens cultivar Ventura unplaced genomic scaffold, ASM990537v1 ctg1872, whole genome shotgun sequence encodes:
- the LOC141700173 gene encoding uncharacterized protein LOC141700173: MANRSIKYPLRILEDVLVTVEKFYILVDFVVLDMEEDSQIPIILGRPFLCTAGAVIDVKNGTLTSSIGDEKITFTLTSALNSPLLKNTCCRIDVIDEIVHDELP; this comes from the coding sequence ATGGCCAACCGTTCTATAAAATATCCGTTGCGTATTTTAGAGGATGTACTTGTCACGGTTGAAAAATTTTATATTCTTGTGGACTTTGTAGTGTTGGACATGGAAGAGGATAGCCAAATTCCCATTATTTTAGGGAGGCCATTCCTCTGTACTGCAGGTGCTGTTATTGATGTTAAAAATGGGACTCTAACTTCGAGCATTGGTGATGAGAAGATTACTTTCACTCTAACATCTGCTCTTAATTCCCCTTTGCTTAAGAATACTTGTTGCAGGATTGATGTCATTGATGAAATTGTTCATGATGAGCTACCATAA